TCAGCGCCGATTTTTTGAATGCCGTGGCAGATTGCAAAGTACAGGTCTTCGGCGATGACGCGTTGTTCAAGTGGCAGATATCCACCGCTGAACAGGTTCATGCAAAGTTCAAGCGAAACTTGAGCGTCGTGGAATACTTGCTGGATATTTCGCGACGTCAAACTGTCCAGCGAAAGCCAAAGATCATGAACCGGTTGCTCGTACTCCTCGGGTAATTCACCGAGGTCGGACTGGAACTTGCCTTGCGCGGTAACGCCAAGGATATCCATCACCAAAATGCTGTGCTGAGCCGCGATGGCTCGGCCACTTTCCGAGATCAGCGTAGGGTGTGGCACTTCCGCTTCGTCGCACACCGTTTGCACGTGATAGACCACGTCATTGGCGTACTCTTGCATGGTGTAATTCATGCTGGAATCGGTATCCGTTTGCGATCCGTCATAGTCGACACCCAAACCGCCGCCAACGTCCAAGTACTTCAGCCCCGCGCCGCGGCGAAACAGATCGACGTAGATCCGAGACGCTTCCAAGATCGCCGATTTCAGTTGGCGGATATTGCCGACCTGGCTGCCGACGTGAAAGTGCAACAGTTGGAAACAGTCGCCCATCCCCAGTTCGATCAGGCGGTCCAATTGCGCCAGCATTTCGGAAACCGTCAATCCAAACTTGCTGCGGTAACCGCCGCTGGCTTGCCAACGCCCGGTGCCGCGGGTGGCCAGTTTGACTCGCATTCCGATTGTCGGACGGATGCCCATTTCTTCGGCGTGCTTCAGGATCAAATCCAGCTCGCTAACCTTTTCAACGACCGGAATGACTGTCCGCCCCATTCGCTGGGCCAGCAGAGCCATGTGGATGAATTCGTCGTCTTTGAAACCGTTACAGATGACCGGCATGTCGGGGTCGGTCATCGCGACCACGGCCAACAATTCAGGCTTGCTGCCCGCTTCGACGCCGAAACCGTATTGGCGACCATGGGCGATTACTTGCTGGACGACATCGCGTTGCTGGTTGACCTTGATCGGAAAGACACAGCAGTATCGGTTTTGGAATCCGTGCTGGTTGATCGCTTCGGCAAAGCAATCGTTCATCCGCTTGAGTCGGTCAGCCAAGATTCCGTTGAAACGAATCAGAATCGGCAAATCGAGGCCGCGTTGATCAAGTCGGTCGACCAGTTCTTTGACATCGATCGCGTTGGCCCGGTTGCGATTGGGCGAGACCAACAAGGTGCCGTTGTCAGAGATATGAAAGTAATCGTCACTCCAGCGTTCGATGTCATACAACTCGGCAGAGTTTTCGACGGTCCAATTTGGCGTGGTGGTTGGTGTAGTGGTGGCACTCATCCAGCGATCTTTCCCGAAAGGTTAGGAAACGAAACCAACAAAATTCGACGCAGCAGGAAACCGAAGTCTTCGGGTCTGGCAGTAACGAAAGTTGTCAAGACTATCGGCGAGTCATTTCAGACCGGAACCGTTAATGAGCTCCGCTACCGAAACCTTGAGCCAGCGTGTGAATTCTAGGCGAGTAAGCTCGCCACTGTTTCGGCGACACCAAACTGGCACTAGCCTTTGCGAGCCAATTGTTCTTCGACCGCAGCGATCGGGATGGGGATTCCGCGAAGAGTGCCTTCCAGCACGATCGATCCGTTCACGACACCCTGGAAAGCTGCGATGATCATTCGATTACGGCGAGCCTTCACCAGCTCGACCATCAAGATCAAATCGTCGCCGGGCGTGACGATACCTCGAAAACGCACGTCATCAACGCCGCCGAAACCGACAATGTCGGCACCTAGCAAGTCGTTCTTTTGAGTGAAATAACTGGAAAGCTGAGCCACCGATTCCAGCATGACAACACCGGGCATCAAAGGCATGCCGGGCATATGGCCGCGGCACCAAAATTCATCCTCCGTGACCGATTTTACGGCCGCGCATACATTCCGGTCTAAATCCTCGTAGAGGATCGCCGTCAATTGCTCCATCTCGTGGCGCTGCGGATTCAACTCGCGGATCGCTTCAATACCGGCGATTGGCTTGTTGACGTCCAACAGATCGAGATCGATGATGAATTTGCTTTTCAACTTGCTTTTCACCAAGCGAGGAAGAGAAATCTCGATCTTTTGATTAGGTTTTCAGCTTGCGGCGTTTCGCTTTACGTGCCTTAGCGTTAGCCGGGCGGCGGCCGTGATTAGCTTTCTTTAACTTGCGATGCGGTTTGGCCATCGAAAAATCTGGTCGTCAGAGGTACAGGAAAATGGGAGCTTTGCTTCCCAAGAATCGAGAAAATAGCAGGTTTCGTGCCGCAGGGGTAGCCTCGGTCACGGTCAACTTTTCGCCGGTAATGGCAGACCATCCAGTGATCCATCCCAAACCCCGCTAGTAGCAGACCCAAGCATGGCTTATCGGACGCCCGCCGAAGAGCCGTCGGGGAAGTCCGAACTGTGGCCGCTAATATCGTGTTGATGGACCGCGGTACCCGCCTTGGCGAGCATTATCAGAATACGGCAGGTGGGCTTGCGGCTGATAAGACTGTGGCTGGTAAGACTGTGGCTGGTAAGACTGTGGCTGACCGCCGCCACCAAGTGTGACCTCAGGCTGGGGCTGAGCCGACTTGTAGCGTCCCGGATTTCGCACCGACGGGGGAACCATCGGGTCGGCGATCGTGGGAGCCTCGGCCAAGGCCGGGTTCTCGGAAACAGCCTCGAGTCGTTTTCGCTGATACCAGCCGCCCGATTCGGTGCTGGCCAGTGTGGTCAAGACGGCCGAGTTTTGCGGGGCGATCAAGTTCGTCGCCGGACCGGTTGCGGATGCAGGCCGAACGCCGGACGAGGGAACCGACAAGTCACCGCGGACCGATGCGATCGCGTTCGGTGATGGGATTGATGGCGATGCGGAAGCTGGAGGAGCATTTTTCGCGAAACGGGCGACCGGTCCGCTGCCTTCGGCAACCCAAGCGAGCCAATACTGTTGCAGTTCGGCCAGCGAATCGTAGCCGTAGTGTTTTTTGATGTTCACAGTCCAAGATGGCGACTGCATGTAATCGCTCAGGAACGCGATGAACGTCGGAGCGTCCTGTTGTTCGATCAAGAACCGGCACACTGAATATCCCTGGGCATACATCGGCAGCACGTCGTTGGGGTACTCAGTCAACAAGAACAGCTTGTTCATTGCGATGCCACGATGGGTGCTCAAGAATTCCCGCAGCTTGGCTTCGTGCTTGCTCTTTTCCGAATCGTGTTCGACTGTCGTACAAATTCCCTCGTCGGCCCATCGCGGCAACGGACGTCCGAAGTGAGTCGCCAAGACAGTGTGCGTGACTTCGTGAGGCAGAACGCTGTCGAGGATTCGCTCGGGCGTACCGACGACTTTCATTTGGAAGTCGCGAACCGGAGCGGTGTGGTAGTTGGTTTCGCCCTGGGCGGCCAGATTAGCACCCGCGATGACAACGACAGGGCATGGTGTCGGCCAAGGCGGCAACGGCTGGCCTAGCCAATACGATGCCAGGTCATGACGGTATTTTTCCGCCGTATCGCCAACTTGTTTGGCAAGCTGAGCGTCAGGCGCTTGGATCAAGAAGTTACGTGTCCGATAGTTGGCTGCGTCAGCCTTAGTTGCGGCCAAGCCCACGGCCAAGCAGACAATTCCAGCGGCAAACGCGACAATCGTGCCGCGCAATTTCGAGTCGGCTTCCATGCCGGGGGCTCCTAAAATGCGTTTCGTTTTCGGACGTCGGGCAGTCTAGGAGAATCCGGGCGGTCACCGATAGCCGAATGTTGCCCCGATTTCTGCGGGAATTGCGGCTTCGGCGGCAAGTTTTCGGACCATAAAACTTGCCAAAAATCTTCTCGCCCAATTCGTCCGCTGTGCCAAGCGTCCTAGGCAGGAAACAATTCGCGAATCCGCTTCGCCACGGTTTCGATGTCCTGGTTGGCGTCGACGACTGCGGTCGTTTCGCTGGCTTCGGGCAACTGCTTCAAGAACGCTTTGCGAACCGACTCCATGTATTCAGGGCCGCGAGCTTCCATGCGATCAGCTGGTCGGTCGATCCGCGCCATCGAATCAAGTGCCGGCATGTCCAACAGAACGGTCACGTCGGGCGACAGATTGCCGGACGCCATTCGGCCAAGTTGCCACAGCAAATCCGGCGAAACGTCACCACCGATACTTTGGTAAACGACTGTCGACAGTAAGAATCGATCCGAGATCACGACTTTGCCTTCAGCGAGTGCCGGTCGAATCAGCGTCTCAACCAATTCGCTTCGGCTGGCCATAAAGATGATCGCTTCGGTTCGACGATGCATCGTCAGATCACTGCTCAATAGAATTTCACGCAACCGTGCTCCCACCGCCGTTGTACCCGGATCGCGAACGCAAAGAACTTCGCGACCTTGGTTTCGAAAGTGCTCGGCCAAACGGTTGATCTGAGTCGATTTGCCAACACCGTCGATGCCATCAAGCGAAACAAACATCCCGGTCGTCATGAATCAGTCTCGTTAAGGAATTGTTGTTGAATCGGTTACGAAATAATGATCGATGGTTGCCGACACGGCGTTAAACGTACAAACTTGGAAGATAGCGGGTTACCCTCAGCCTCGCTATTCTTCCCAATTCGTCGCCTTTGCGAGTGAACAACATGGACGTAAACA
The DNA window shown above is from Rubripirellula reticaptiva and carries:
- the speA gene encoding biosynthetic arginine decarboxylase; this translates as MSATTTPTTTPNWTVENSAELYDIERWSDDYFHISDNGTLLVSPNRNRANAIDVKELVDRLDQRGLDLPILIRFNGILADRLKRMNDCFAEAINQHGFQNRYCCVFPIKVNQQRDVVQQVIAHGRQYGFGVEAGSKPELLAVVAMTDPDMPVICNGFKDDEFIHMALLAQRMGRTVIPVVEKVSELDLILKHAEEMGIRPTIGMRVKLATRGTGRWQASGGYRSKFGLTVSEMLAQLDRLIELGMGDCFQLLHFHVGSQVGNIRQLKSAILEASRIYVDLFRRGAGLKYLDVGGGLGVDYDGSQTDTDSSMNYTMQEYANDVVYHVQTVCDEAEVPHPTLISESGRAIAAQHSILVMDILGVTAQGKFQSDLGELPEEYEQPVHDLWLSLDSLTSRNIQQVFHDAQVSLELCMNLFSGGYLPLEQRVIAEDLYFAICHGIQKIGAEMGELPDELRHLDRTLSDIYFANFSLFQSMPDSWAIDQLFPIMPIHRLAEKPTRHAVLGDITCDSDGKVDGFICGGKRSRTLMLHEHTVGQPYQLAVMMVGAYQEILGDLHNLFGDTHAVHVDIADGNVKVQSIVKGDTVQEVLGYVQYETRELVDKLQEAVEDALQRGVLNNEQAGETVAFYEKSLGNYTYLSHRKAAT
- a CDS encoding 3-hydroxyacyl-ACP dehydratase FabZ family protein; the encoded protein is MKSKFIIDLDLLDVNKPIAGIEAIRELNPQRHEMEQLTAILYEDLDRNVCAAVKSVTEDEFWCRGHMPGMPLMPGVVMLESVAQLSSYFTQKNDLLGADIVGFGGVDDVRFRGIVTPGDDLILMVELVKARRNRMIIAAFQGVVNGSIVLEGTLRGIPIPIAAVEEQLARKG
- a CDS encoding 50S ribosomal protein bL37, producing the protein MAKPHRKLKKANHGRRPANAKARKAKRRKLKT
- the tmk gene encoding dTMP kinase — translated: MTTGMFVSLDGIDGVGKSTQINRLAEHFRNQGREVLCVRDPGTTAVGARLREILLSSDLTMHRRTEAIIFMASRSELVETLIRPALAEGKVVISDRFLLSTVVYQSIGGDVSPDLLWQLGRMASGNLSPDVTVLLDMPALDSMARIDRPADRMEARGPEYMESVRKAFLKQLPEASETTAVVDANQDIETVAKRIRELFPA